In Quercus robur chromosome 11, dhQueRobu3.1, whole genome shotgun sequence, the following proteins share a genomic window:
- the LOC126706559 gene encoding beta-amyrin 28-monooxygenase-like isoform X2, with translation MELFFFFLISLLLVYSIYFSIWTLAYKTKENVTGMRPSLPPGSFGWPIIGETLQFIAAHYEGTVDKFVSKRATKYSSKVFKTSLLGENFIVFSGAAANRFIFSNDNKLFARWRPPSVQKLFPSMKFVPIEHDAAKAKKFMSLFFKFNEAQKLVASIDSISRNQLKNNWEGKDEVQVHPLVNMYTFTLVCHLFLSINDTEKVSKLLYHFNHLNEGILSIQLSIPGTPFYRAIKAAEALRKEIYLIIKERREALAKNLASPTQDVLSQMIAVPFDDGFMPELEIADKILAFLIGGQDTTTATITFAMKYLAEMPHLYNEVLKEQREVRALMKPREVLCWEDVQKMRYTWNFVNEVMRHRTIIPGAFREAKTDINYEGYVIPKGWKIYWSVGFTQHNSEYFSEPEKFNPIRFEGSGPPPYSYVPFGAGPLMCPGKEYARMTILVFLHYAVKMFKWEPILPNEKLKFKLVHVPAEGFPVRLSPHQN, from the exons ATGGagctctttttcttcttcctcatttCGCTACTCTTGGTTTATTCcatttattttagcatttggaCTTTAGCTtataaaaccaaagaaaatgtCACCGGCATGAGGCCAAGTCTCCCTCCTGGAAGTTTTGGTTGGCCAATTATTGGTGAAACCCTTCAATTTATTGCTGCACACTATGAGGGAACTGTAGATAAATTTGTCTCAAAGAGAGCAACCAAATATTCCTCCAAAGTATTCAAGACTTCTCTTCTTGGAGAGAATTTTATCGTTTTTTCGGGCGCTGCTGCGAATAGATTCATTTTTTCAAATGATAACAAGTTGTTCGCACGTTGGCGACCTCCCTCAGTTCAAAAACTCTTTCCCTCCATGAAATTTGTACCCATTGAACAtgatgctgccaaggccaagaagTTTATGTCCTTGTTCTTCAAATTCAATGAGGCTCAAAAATTAGTAGCATCAATTGACTCTATTTCAAGAAACCAATTGAAGAATAATTGGGAAGGCAAAGATGAAGTCCAAGTACATCCTCTAGTAAACATGTACACATTCACATTAGtttgccatttatttttgagCATCAATGACACTGAAAAGGTATCAAAGCTTTTGTACCACTTCAATCATCTCAATGAAGGCATACTATCTATACAATTAAGTATCCCCGGGACACCATTTTATCGTGCAATCAAAGCAGCAGAAGCTCTTAGGAAAGAGATTTATTTGATTATTAAGGAGAGGAGGGAAGCCTTGGCAAAGAATTTAGCATCTCCAACACAAGATGTGCTATCACAGATGATTGCTGTGCCGTTTGATGATGGGTTCATGCCAGAATTGGAGATTGCAGACAAGATTTTGGCATTTCTAATTGGTGGCCAAGATACTACTACTGCTACAATCACTTTTGCTATGAAATATCTCGCAGAGATGCCTCACCTCTACAATGAAGTTTTAAAAg AGCAAAGAGAGGTCAGAGCATTAATGAAGCCAAGAGAAGTACTATGCTGGGAGGACGTACAGAAAATGAGATACACATGGAACTTTGTGAATGAAGTAATGAGGCATAGAACAATAATTCCAGGTGCTTTCAGAGAAGCCAAGACAGATATCAACTATGAAGGTTATGTCATTCCTAAGGGATGGAAG ATATATTGGAGTGTGGGTTTTACCCAACATAATTCTGAGTACTTCTCAGAACCAGAAAAGTTTAATCCCATAAGATTTGAAGGAAGTGGACCTCCTCCTTACTCCTATGTTCCTTTTGGGGCAGGACCTTTAATGTGCCCTGGAAAGGAGTATGCTAGAATGACCATTCTTGTCTTCCTTCATTATGCAGTGAAAATGTTCAAATGGGAACCAATTCTTCCCAATGAGAAACTAAAGTTCAAGTTGGTCCACGTTCCAGCAGAGGGCTTCCCTGTTCGCCTTTCTCCGCACCAGAATTAa
- the LOC126706559 gene encoding beta-amyrin 28-monooxygenase-like isoform X1: MMELFFFFLISLLLVYSIYFSIWTLAYKTKENVTGMRPSLPPGSFGWPIIGETLQFIAAHYEGTVDKFVSKRATKYSSKVFKTSLLGENFIVFSGAAANRFIFSNDNKLFARWRPPSVQKLFPSMKFVPIEHDAAKAKKFMSLFFKFNEAQKLVASIDSISRNQLKNNWEGKDEVQVHPLVNMYTFTLVCHLFLSINDTEKVSKLLYHFNHLNEGILSIQLSIPGTPFYRAIKAAEALRKEIYLIIKERREALAKNLASPTQDVLSQMIAVPFDDGFMPELEIADKILAFLIGGQDTTTATITFAMKYLAEMPHLYNEVLKEQREVRALMKPREVLCWEDVQKMRYTWNFVNEVMRHRTIIPGAFREAKTDINYEGYVIPKGWKIYWSVGFTQHNSEYFSEPEKFNPIRFEGSGPPPYSYVPFGAGPLMCPGKEYARMTILVFLHYAVKMFKWEPILPNEKLKFKLVHVPAEGFPVRLSPHQN, encoded by the exons A TGATGGagctctttttcttcttcctcatttCGCTACTCTTGGTTTATTCcatttattttagcatttggaCTTTAGCTtataaaaccaaagaaaatgtCACCGGCATGAGGCCAAGTCTCCCTCCTGGAAGTTTTGGTTGGCCAATTATTGGTGAAACCCTTCAATTTATTGCTGCACACTATGAGGGAACTGTAGATAAATTTGTCTCAAAGAGAGCAACCAAATATTCCTCCAAAGTATTCAAGACTTCTCTTCTTGGAGAGAATTTTATCGTTTTTTCGGGCGCTGCTGCGAATAGATTCATTTTTTCAAATGATAACAAGTTGTTCGCACGTTGGCGACCTCCCTCAGTTCAAAAACTCTTTCCCTCCATGAAATTTGTACCCATTGAACAtgatgctgccaaggccaagaagTTTATGTCCTTGTTCTTCAAATTCAATGAGGCTCAAAAATTAGTAGCATCAATTGACTCTATTTCAAGAAACCAATTGAAGAATAATTGGGAAGGCAAAGATGAAGTCCAAGTACATCCTCTAGTAAACATGTACACATTCACATTAGtttgccatttatttttgagCATCAATGACACTGAAAAGGTATCAAAGCTTTTGTACCACTTCAATCATCTCAATGAAGGCATACTATCTATACAATTAAGTATCCCCGGGACACCATTTTATCGTGCAATCAAAGCAGCAGAAGCTCTTAGGAAAGAGATTTATTTGATTATTAAGGAGAGGAGGGAAGCCTTGGCAAAGAATTTAGCATCTCCAACACAAGATGTGCTATCACAGATGATTGCTGTGCCGTTTGATGATGGGTTCATGCCAGAATTGGAGATTGCAGACAAGATTTTGGCATTTCTAATTGGTGGCCAAGATACTACTACTGCTACAATCACTTTTGCTATGAAATATCTCGCAGAGATGCCTCACCTCTACAATGAAGTTTTAAAAg AGCAAAGAGAGGTCAGAGCATTAATGAAGCCAAGAGAAGTACTATGCTGGGAGGACGTACAGAAAATGAGATACACATGGAACTTTGTGAATGAAGTAATGAGGCATAGAACAATAATTCCAGGTGCTTTCAGAGAAGCCAAGACAGATATCAACTATGAAGGTTATGTCATTCCTAAGGGATGGAAG ATATATTGGAGTGTGGGTTTTACCCAACATAATTCTGAGTACTTCTCAGAACCAGAAAAGTTTAATCCCATAAGATTTGAAGGAAGTGGACCTCCTCCTTACTCCTATGTTCCTTTTGGGGCAGGACCTTTAATGTGCCCTGGAAAGGAGTATGCTAGAATGACCATTCTTGTCTTCCTTCATTATGCAGTGAAAATGTTCAAATGGGAACCAATTCTTCCCAATGAGAAACTAAAGTTCAAGTTGGTCCACGTTCCAGCAGAGGGCTTCCCTGTTCGCCTTTCTCCGCACCAGAATTAa